In the Astatotilapia calliptera chromosome 5, fAstCal1.2, whole genome shotgun sequence genome, one interval contains:
- the chl1b gene encoding neural cell adhesion molecule L1-like protein isoform X10 → MRLLRSPRLATVLLVVICICAFHTTSAIDIPLEVLGHINIEQLPTITAQSPSTLIAFPFDESFPVICEAKGNPEPEFRWTKNDQEFDPFQDPRLMKEENSGTFVIPNNGNLTEYQGTYRCYASNKLGIAISKEIEFIVPNVPKFPKETLDPVVVEEGQPFTLKCDPPNGIPPLQIYWMTINLQHIEQDQRVSVGLNGDLYFSHAVEKDSGRDYCCFASFPRIRTIVQKTAMSVIVKTRKSDSSENANAILERKPSLLTPPGGKSEIQLVKGEDLNLECIAEGFPTPQVEWIKMGHKFPSKGRFENHGKLVIVPRAELEDSGKYMCKAKNPLGEVQHTFTVTVEEPPEWVFEPESQLSMIGSDVHIKCSASGIPQPTTTWRVNGGPLQESPARNRRVIGDTIVIHNAQVSDSAVYQCEASNRHGTILSNANIMIMNLQPMILTSEGEEYSVVERKGVTMHCKVFSSPPSTITWSKDDSPESVHGPRFTVHENGSLKIYNVERGDTGQYTCLAKNTEGSSAINAMLYVKDPTRIVVAPEDQRILIGTTAQLSCLAEYDKSFSNDFELLWEKDDMEIALNYTENSRYFVENGVFHIMNVSHSDQGVYTCVAKTPADQDVASALLMVLDVPDAPENLVLSDRKGRNVTLKWIPGDDHNSSTTEFIIEYEESHWEPSNWKELLRVPGNRNSAELKLNGNVDYCFRVSAVNAVGTGRPSEATERYKTPPEAPDRNPENIRIEGHLPHEMDIKWEPLLPIEHNGPGLEYKVSYRRQDVEEDWKENTVKRHSFVVKNTPTFVPYEIKIQAKNRQGFGPEPKLVTGYSGEDFPSAAPDDVAVEVMNSSVVKVSWTRVHKDKLHGHLGGYRISWWRLRSLVDSKKSPGDKHTLAVPGDKNHATVPILTPFSEYSLIVMTFNGRGNGPGSHPVNFKTPEGVPEKNHDFRVTDVQRHTVSLAWEPPLEPNGILIGYLLKYHLINDTEEVGPLQTVDISRPETTTWILRDLEPLSKYKFYLCSCTTVGCGPDVSDECTTTLETTSILAPAVGLSKSASPSPPSTPKSPVTKPTRSTIGLASIHGGISTKGWFIGLMCAIALLTLIVLIACFVNRNKGGKYSVKEKEDLHPDVESQGMNDDTFCEYSDNDEKPLKGSQHSLSREIKAVESGDSLVDYGDEDVQFNEDGSFIGEYAGRKEKRASAEIKATIQTPA, encoded by the exons TTGAGCAGCTGCCCACCATCACAGCTCAGTCGCCCAGCACTCTCATCGCCTTTCCCTTTGACGAAAGCTTCCCCGTGATttgtgaagccaaagggaatcCCGAGCCAGA ATTCAGATGGACAAAGAATGACCAGGAATTCGACCCCTTTCAAGACCCCCGCCTGATGAAAGAAGAGAATTCTGGGACCTTTGTGATACCCAATAATGGGAACCTTACAGAGTACCAGGGAACCTATCGCTGTTACGCCTCAAACAAACTAGGCATCGCCATATCGAAGGAGATTGAGTTCATTGTGCCCA ATGTTCCTAAATTCCCTAAAGAGACACTCGATCCTGTCGTGGTAGAAGAAGGCCAGCCATTTACTTTAAAATGTGACCCACCTAACGGTATACCTCCACTGCAGATCTACTGGATGACTATTA ATCTCCAGCACATTGAGCAGGATCAGAGGGTGTCCGTGGGCCTGAACGGAGACCTTTACTTCTCCCACGCAGTGGAGAAGGACAGCGGGAGAGACTACTGCTGCTTCGCCTCCTTCCCCAGAATACGAACGATCGTTCAGAAGACCGCCATGTCTGTCATTGTCAAGACAA GAAAAAGTGACAGTTCTGAAAATG cTAATGCAATTCTGGAGAGAAAACCCTCTCTTCTGACGCCCCCTGGTGGCAAATCAGAGATACAGCTGGTCAAAGGAGAGGACCTGAACCTGGAGTGTATTGCTGAAGGATT TCCAACTCCACAGGTTGAATGGATTAAAATGGGCCACAAATTTCCTAGTAAAGGGAGATTTGAGAATCATGGAAAATTGGTGATTGTGCCAAGAGCTGAGCTGGAAGACAGTGGGAAGTACATGTGCAAGGCAAAGAATCCACTGGGAGAAGTTCAACATACCTTCACCGTGACAGTCGAAG AGCCTCCAGAGTGGGTGTTTGAGCCTGAGAGTCAGCTCAGTATGATCGGCTCAGACGTGCACATCAAGTGCTCTGCCAGTGGGATTCCTCAGCCGACGACTACATGGAGGGTGAACGGTGGACCTCTGCAGG AGTCCCCAGCACGAAACAGGAGGGTAATTGGTGACACCATAGTTATACATAATGCCCAAGTTTCTGACAGTGCTGTCTATCAGTGTGAGGCCTCCAATAGACACGGAACCATTCTGTCCAATGCAAACATCATGATCATGA ATTTGCAGCCCATGATTTTAACAAGTGAGGGGGAGGAATACTCTGTTGTGGAGAGGAAGGGAGTGACGATGCACTGCAAGGTCTTCAGCTCTCCTCCTTCTACAATCACTTG GAGCAAAGACGACTCCCCTGAATCTGTTCATGGACCCAGGTTTACTGTTCATGAAAACGGGTCACTGAAGATCTACAATGTGGAGAGGGGTGACACAGGACAGTACACGTGTTTGGCCAAAAACACAGAGGGATCATCTGCTATCAATGCCATGCTTTATGTAAAAG ATCCCACTCGAATAGTAGTGGCCCCGGAGGACCAGCGGATCCTAATAGGTACCACGGCCCAGCTCTCATGCCTGGCGGAGTACGACAAGTCTTTCAGCAATGACTTTGAGCTCCTGTGGGAAAAAGATGATATGGAGATAGCCCTCAACTACACTGAGAATTCAAG ATACTTTGTGGAGAACGGTGTTTTTCACATCATGAATGTGAGCCACAGCGACCAGGGTGTGTACACATGTGTGGCAAAAACTCCAGCGGACCAAGACGTGGCCTCAGCCCTCCTCATGGTGTTAG ATGTCCCCGATGCGCCGGAGAACTTGGTACTGTCTGACCGCAAGGGCAGAAATGTGACGCTGAAATGGATCCCCGGGGACGACCACAACAGCTCAACCACAG AGTTTATTATCGAGTACGAGGAGAGCCACTGGGAACCAAGCAACTGGAAGGAGCTACTCCGAGTACCTGGGAACCGCAACTCTGCTGAGCTCAAGCTCAACGGCAATGTCGACTATTGCTTCCGAGTGTCCGCCGTGAACGCTGTGGGAACCGGGCGTCCTAGCGAGGCCACAGAGAGATACAAAACTCCTCCAGAAG ccCCTGACAGGAACCCTGAAAATATCAGAATCGAAGGTCATTTGCCACATGAAATGGATATCAAATGGGAG CCCCTGTTACCAATTGAGCACAATGGTCCCGGCTTGGAGTACAAGGTGAGTTACAGACGACAAGATGTGGAAGAAGACTGGAAGGAGAACACAGTGAAGAGACACTCATTCGTGGTGAAGAACACCCCAACTTTTGTTCCCTACGAAATAAAGATCCAAGCCAAGAATCGTCAGGGCTTTGGACCTGAGCCCAAGTTAGTGACTGGCTATTCAGGAGAGGACT TTCCCTCTGCTGCACCTGATGATGTAGCTGTGGAGGTGATGAACAGCTCCGTGGTCAAGGTTAGCTGGACACGAGTACACAAGGACAAGTTACATGGACATCTGGGAGGCTACAGG ATAAGTTGGTGGCGTCTGCGCAGTCTGGTGGACTCAAAGAAAAGTCCCGGAGATAAACACACGCTGGCAGTCCCCGGGGATAAGAACCACGCCACGGTACCAATTCTGACGCCCTTCTCCGAGTACAGCCTCATCGTCATGACCTTCAACGGGCGGGGCAACGGCCCAGGCAGTCATCCCGTCAACTTCAAAACCCCAGAGGGAG TCCCAGAGAAAAATCATGATTTCAGGGTCACAGATGTACAGAGGCACACTGTCTCTTTGGCCTGGGAGCCGCCGTTGGAGCCTAATGGGATTCTCATTGGCTACCTCCTTAAGTACCATCTCA TCAATGACACAGAAGAAGTGGGACCACTGCAGACAGTAGATATTAGCAGACCTGAGACCACCACGTGGATCCTGCGTGACTTGGAGCCTTTGAGTAAATACAAGTTCTACCTGTGCTCCTGTACCACGGTGGGCTGCGGGCCTGACGTCAGCGACGAGTGCACCACCACCCTGGAAACAA ctTCCATTTTGGCTCCTGCTGTTGGCCTCA gcAAGTCAGCTTCCCCCTCACCTCCAAGCACTCCAAAGTCCCCTGTGACCAAACCCACTCGTTCCACCATAG GTCTGGCCAGCATTCACGGAGGAATATCTACCAAGGGCTGGTTTATCGGGCTGATGTGCGCCATTGCTCTCCTCACACTCATTGTGTTGATCGCCTGCTTTGTCAACAGAAATAAAGGAGGGAAGTATTCCG taaaagaaaaagaagacctTCACCCAGACGTGGAGTCGCAGGGCATGAATGACGACACATTCTGTGAATACAG CGACAATGACGAGAAGCCACTGAAGGGCAGCCAACACTCGCTGAGCAGGGAGATCAAAGCAGTGGAAAGCGGGGACAGCCTGGTGGACTACGGCGATGAGGACGTGCAGTTCAACGAAGACGGCTCCTTTATCGGCGAGTACGCCGGGCGGAAGGAGAAGAGGGCGTCCGCTGAGATCAAAGCCACCATTCAGACCCCGGCATGA
- the chl1b gene encoding neural cell adhesion molecule L1-like protein isoform X12, with amino-acid sequence MRLLRSPRLATVLLVVICICAFHTTSAIDIPLEVLGHINIEQLPTITAQSPSTLIAFPFDESFPVICEAKGNPEPEFRWTKNDQEFDPFQDPRLMKEENSGTFVIPNNGNLTEYQGTYRCYASNKLGIAISKEIEFIVPNVPKFPKETLDPVVVEEGQPFTLKCDPPNGIPPLQIYWMTINLQHIEQDQRVSVGLNGDLYFSHAVEKDSGRDYCCFASFPRIRTIVQKTAMSVIVKTRKSDSSENANAILERKPSLLTPPGGKSEIQLVKGEDLNLECIAEGFPTPQVEWIKMGHKFPSKGRFENHGKLVIVPRAELEDSGKYMCKAKNPLGEVQHTFTVTVEEPPEWVFEPESQLSMIGSDVHIKCSASGIPQPTTTWRVNGGPLQESPARNRRVIGDTIVIHNAQVSDSAVYQCEASNRHGTILSNANIMIMNLQPMILTSEGEEYSVVERKGVTMHCKVFSSPPSTITWSKDDSPESVHGPRFTVHENGSLKIYNVERGDTGQYTCLAKNTEGSSAINAMLYVKDPTRIVVAPEDQRILIGTTAQLSCLAEYDKSFSNDFELLWEKDDMEIALNYTENSRYFVENGVFHIMNVSHSDQGVYTCVAKTPADQDVASALLMVLDVPDAPENLVLSDRKGRNVTLKWIPGDDHNSSTTEFIIEYEESHWEPSNWKELLRVPGNRNSAELKLNGNVDYCFRVSAVNAVGTGRPSEATERYKTPPEAPDRNPENIRIEGHLPHEMDIKWEPLLPIEHNGPGLEYKVSYRRQDVEEDWKENTVKRHSFVVKNTPTFVPYEIKIQAKNRQGFGPEPKLVTGYSGEDFPSAAPDDVAVEVMNSSVVKVSWTRVHKDKLHGHLGGYRISWWRLRSLVDSKKSPGDKHTLAVPGDKNHATVPILTPFSEYSLIVMTFNGRGNGPGSHPVNFKTPEGVPEKNHDFRVTDVQRHTVSLAWEPPLEPNGILIGYLLKYHLINDTEEVGPLQTVDISRPETTTWILRDLEPLSKYKFYLCSCTTVGCGPDVSDECTTTLETSLASIHGGISTKGWFIGLMCAIALLTLIVLIACFVNRNKGGKYSVKEKEDLHPDVESQGMNDDTFCEYSDNDEKPLKGSQHSLSREIKAVESGDSLVDYGDEDVQFNEDGSFIGEYAGRKEKRASAEIKATIQTPA; translated from the exons TTGAGCAGCTGCCCACCATCACAGCTCAGTCGCCCAGCACTCTCATCGCCTTTCCCTTTGACGAAAGCTTCCCCGTGATttgtgaagccaaagggaatcCCGAGCCAGA ATTCAGATGGACAAAGAATGACCAGGAATTCGACCCCTTTCAAGACCCCCGCCTGATGAAAGAAGAGAATTCTGGGACCTTTGTGATACCCAATAATGGGAACCTTACAGAGTACCAGGGAACCTATCGCTGTTACGCCTCAAACAAACTAGGCATCGCCATATCGAAGGAGATTGAGTTCATTGTGCCCA ATGTTCCTAAATTCCCTAAAGAGACACTCGATCCTGTCGTGGTAGAAGAAGGCCAGCCATTTACTTTAAAATGTGACCCACCTAACGGTATACCTCCACTGCAGATCTACTGGATGACTATTA ATCTCCAGCACATTGAGCAGGATCAGAGGGTGTCCGTGGGCCTGAACGGAGACCTTTACTTCTCCCACGCAGTGGAGAAGGACAGCGGGAGAGACTACTGCTGCTTCGCCTCCTTCCCCAGAATACGAACGATCGTTCAGAAGACCGCCATGTCTGTCATTGTCAAGACAA GAAAAAGTGACAGTTCTGAAAATG cTAATGCAATTCTGGAGAGAAAACCCTCTCTTCTGACGCCCCCTGGTGGCAAATCAGAGATACAGCTGGTCAAAGGAGAGGACCTGAACCTGGAGTGTATTGCTGAAGGATT TCCAACTCCACAGGTTGAATGGATTAAAATGGGCCACAAATTTCCTAGTAAAGGGAGATTTGAGAATCATGGAAAATTGGTGATTGTGCCAAGAGCTGAGCTGGAAGACAGTGGGAAGTACATGTGCAAGGCAAAGAATCCACTGGGAGAAGTTCAACATACCTTCACCGTGACAGTCGAAG AGCCTCCAGAGTGGGTGTTTGAGCCTGAGAGTCAGCTCAGTATGATCGGCTCAGACGTGCACATCAAGTGCTCTGCCAGTGGGATTCCTCAGCCGACGACTACATGGAGGGTGAACGGTGGACCTCTGCAGG AGTCCCCAGCACGAAACAGGAGGGTAATTGGTGACACCATAGTTATACATAATGCCCAAGTTTCTGACAGTGCTGTCTATCAGTGTGAGGCCTCCAATAGACACGGAACCATTCTGTCCAATGCAAACATCATGATCATGA ATTTGCAGCCCATGATTTTAACAAGTGAGGGGGAGGAATACTCTGTTGTGGAGAGGAAGGGAGTGACGATGCACTGCAAGGTCTTCAGCTCTCCTCCTTCTACAATCACTTG GAGCAAAGACGACTCCCCTGAATCTGTTCATGGACCCAGGTTTACTGTTCATGAAAACGGGTCACTGAAGATCTACAATGTGGAGAGGGGTGACACAGGACAGTACACGTGTTTGGCCAAAAACACAGAGGGATCATCTGCTATCAATGCCATGCTTTATGTAAAAG ATCCCACTCGAATAGTAGTGGCCCCGGAGGACCAGCGGATCCTAATAGGTACCACGGCCCAGCTCTCATGCCTGGCGGAGTACGACAAGTCTTTCAGCAATGACTTTGAGCTCCTGTGGGAAAAAGATGATATGGAGATAGCCCTCAACTACACTGAGAATTCAAG ATACTTTGTGGAGAACGGTGTTTTTCACATCATGAATGTGAGCCACAGCGACCAGGGTGTGTACACATGTGTGGCAAAAACTCCAGCGGACCAAGACGTGGCCTCAGCCCTCCTCATGGTGTTAG ATGTCCCCGATGCGCCGGAGAACTTGGTACTGTCTGACCGCAAGGGCAGAAATGTGACGCTGAAATGGATCCCCGGGGACGACCACAACAGCTCAACCACAG AGTTTATTATCGAGTACGAGGAGAGCCACTGGGAACCAAGCAACTGGAAGGAGCTACTCCGAGTACCTGGGAACCGCAACTCTGCTGAGCTCAAGCTCAACGGCAATGTCGACTATTGCTTCCGAGTGTCCGCCGTGAACGCTGTGGGAACCGGGCGTCCTAGCGAGGCCACAGAGAGATACAAAACTCCTCCAGAAG ccCCTGACAGGAACCCTGAAAATATCAGAATCGAAGGTCATTTGCCACATGAAATGGATATCAAATGGGAG CCCCTGTTACCAATTGAGCACAATGGTCCCGGCTTGGAGTACAAGGTGAGTTACAGACGACAAGATGTGGAAGAAGACTGGAAGGAGAACACAGTGAAGAGACACTCATTCGTGGTGAAGAACACCCCAACTTTTGTTCCCTACGAAATAAAGATCCAAGCCAAGAATCGTCAGGGCTTTGGACCTGAGCCCAAGTTAGTGACTGGCTATTCAGGAGAGGACT TTCCCTCTGCTGCACCTGATGATGTAGCTGTGGAGGTGATGAACAGCTCCGTGGTCAAGGTTAGCTGGACACGAGTACACAAGGACAAGTTACATGGACATCTGGGAGGCTACAGG ATAAGTTGGTGGCGTCTGCGCAGTCTGGTGGACTCAAAGAAAAGTCCCGGAGATAAACACACGCTGGCAGTCCCCGGGGATAAGAACCACGCCACGGTACCAATTCTGACGCCCTTCTCCGAGTACAGCCTCATCGTCATGACCTTCAACGGGCGGGGCAACGGCCCAGGCAGTCATCCCGTCAACTTCAAAACCCCAGAGGGAG TCCCAGAGAAAAATCATGATTTCAGGGTCACAGATGTACAGAGGCACACTGTCTCTTTGGCCTGGGAGCCGCCGTTGGAGCCTAATGGGATTCTCATTGGCTACCTCCTTAAGTACCATCTCA TCAATGACACAGAAGAAGTGGGACCACTGCAGACAGTAGATATTAGCAGACCTGAGACCACCACGTGGATCCTGCGTGACTTGGAGCCTTTGAGTAAATACAAGTTCTACCTGTGCTCCTGTACCACGGTGGGCTGCGGGCCTGACGTCAGCGACGAGTGCACCACCACCCTGGAAACAA GTCTGGCCAGCATTCACGGAGGAATATCTACCAAGGGCTGGTTTATCGGGCTGATGTGCGCCATTGCTCTCCTCACACTCATTGTGTTGATCGCCTGCTTTGTCAACAGAAATAAAGGAGGGAAGTATTCCG taaaagaaaaagaagacctTCACCCAGACGTGGAGTCGCAGGGCATGAATGACGACACATTCTGTGAATACAG CGACAATGACGAGAAGCCACTGAAGGGCAGCCAACACTCGCTGAGCAGGGAGATCAAAGCAGTGGAAAGCGGGGACAGCCTGGTGGACTACGGCGATGAGGACGTGCAGTTCAACGAAGACGGCTCCTTTATCGGCGAGTACGCCGGGCGGAAGGAGAAGAGGGCGTCCGCTGAGATCAAAGCCACCATTCAGACCCCGGCATGA